A genomic segment from Necator americanus strain Aroian chromosome III, whole genome shotgun sequence encodes:
- a CDS encoding hypothetical protein (NECATOR_CHRIII.G13103.T1), with amino-acid sequence MSSSISVCAIPEPTNYSREDSTDESRLRWYYNYTSVAMRFVVDTVSDEAIQRIAKAISNPKDTSIFIAEDFILNVYIIIIVLVALLFCFMLSAFLVIGCATGFHYGGPQMPSNNSICCAMVGFLFCIAMTAFGAFIFTDSLIRVRNSILELPIQLRRTSQDVGDFVLAFGKNLHCNFDLEERLLHAQMRQIIGDMHSLSISIRNQLNTTIISSIFEKEKSLQNNLIELERLMESHEVNKILDQLRNETEAVKAVLTLEFQKIHPELENTRIVVEKLLGEIKDSVAKTDEHQTTIVSELKLYRRLVDEIVGKVHDESKRFRHDLFNVMEKNDYSDKVAQYMPYTLFFPIVLFLLSLTGLIFLFVRCVANCCNPQSNRKYPLRGVPSRVGASVLGFGAYFAMFIGALLFAMVAIVFILAFISMFLCVGLFEDRDLRVLFALPKKEFQGNITSRNISLTLHDTFYKCKNGFTFFDAINGEQIWAQKELETKLKVLRKTSYRRKIRNFHVDVELVDDVTVLHRDLQAHLYKFQSVFKEFQTAEDFQLPDGINKIVIEQKCEATIADLQQLLKSLDELLRLLTTMHSRSRRVKFAKEIHMLMVRLEEEIVVRVANLLKTVNDLSPQCNALMSIWDDFGFYMCNVVATPAQGLWIACFLTAIGSLAIYSALFDATTFLENYSELSEASASESTSSTKAGSKHFKQKSKATLRRTDSKSGPGSTEEMKMRKASESRSREGSAEGKKSAEKLSTVTEGSKEKTNGRGGVRESRN; translated from the exons ATGTCAAGCTCTATTTCTG TATGCGCCATTCCTGAGCCTACAAATTACTCAAGAGAAGATTCTACTGATGAATCTAGGTTAAGATGGTATTATAACTATACTTCTGTAGCGATGCGATTCGTCGTCGATACGGTTAGTGATGAAGCCATACAG CGCATTGCTAAAGCCATCAGCAATCCAAAAGATACGAGTATTTTTATCGCAGAAGATTTTATTCTTAAT gtttatattataataatcgTATTGGTagcacttttattttgttttatgttgAGTGCATTTCTTGTAATCGGATGTGCAACTGGTTTTCACTATGGTGGCCCG caaatgcCAAGTAATAATTCGATCTGCTGTGCTATGGTAGGATTCCTCTTTTGTATAGCCATGACCGCATTTGGAGCGTTTATTTTTACCGATAGCTTAATTCGTGTGAGAAATAGTATTTTAGAACTTCCTATTCAACTAAGGAGAACGTCTCAAG ATGTTGGCGATTTTGTATTGGCATTCGGGAAAAATCTCCACTGCAATTTTGACCTCGAAGAACGATTGCTGCACGCACAAATGAGGCAAATAATAGGAGATATGCACAGTCTGAGTATTTCTATAAGAAATCAACTTAATACCACCATCATTTCGTCG atttttgagaaagagaaatctcttcaaaataatttgatcGAATTAGAACGTTTGATGGAGTCACACGAAGTGAATAAAATTCTCGACCAATTGCGTAATGAAACGGAAGCGGTT aaggcAGTACTGACGctggaatttcagaaaattcaccCAGAACTTGAAAATACTCGCATAGTGGTTGAAAAACTGCTGGGCGAA ATCAAGGACTCTGTGGCAAAAACGGATGAGCATCAAACAACAATAGTTTCCGAATTAAAATTATACAGAAGATTGGTTGACGAG ATTGTGGGAAAAGTTCATGATGAGAGCAAACGGTTTCGACATGATCTCTTCAATGTTATGGAGAAAAAT gatTATTCTGATAAAGTTGCTCAGTATATGCCTTATACTCTGTTCTTTCCGATTGTTctatttctactttctttaacaggattaatatttttatttgtaag ATGTGTCGCTAACTGCTGTAATCCACAATCCAATCGAAAATATCCGTTACGAGGTGTTCCATCTCGCGTTGGGGCCAGCGTACTAGGCTTTGGTGCTTACTTTGCTATGTTCATTGGTGCTTTATTGTTTGCGATGGTTGC TATCGTCTTCATTCTTGCTTTCATTTCTATGTTTCTTTGCGTGGGACTGTTTGAAGATCGTGATCTACGTGTGTTATTCGCGCTACcaaagaaagaatttcaagGCAACATCACTAGCAGAAACATTTCTTTAACACTACA TGACACATTTTATAAATGTAAGAATggtttcacattttttgatGCAATCAATGGTGAACAGATTTGGGCACAAAAGGAGCTTgaaacg AAGCTAAAAGTTCTTCGAAAAACCAGTTATCGTCGAAAAATTCGTAATTTTCATGTGGATGTAGAGCTCGTAGACGACGTGACAGTATTGCACCGAGACCTTCAA GCTCATCTATATAAATTTCAAAGTGTTTTCAAAGAGTTTCAAACTGCTGAAGATTTCCAGCTGCCGGACGGAATTAACA AAATAGTAATAGAACAGAAATGTGAGGCCACAATTGCTGACCTACAACAACTTCTGAAATCACTTGACGAGCTATTACGTCTG CTCACAACGATGCACTCGAGAAGTCGTCGTGTTAAATTCGCGAAGGAAATTCACATGCTAATGGTCAGACTTGAAGAGGAAATTGTAGTTAGAGTTGCAAATCTGCTT AAAACCGTCAACGATTTATCGCCTCAATGTAACGCTCTAATGTCTATCTGGGACGATTTTGGATTCTATATGTGTAACGTAGTGGCAACACCTGCTCAAGGATTATGGATAGCATGTT ttctaACCGCTATCGGATCGTTGGCAATCTATTCCGCATTGTTTGATGCGACgacatttttggaaaattattcGGAATTATCCGAG GCTAGTGCTTCCGAATCAACGTCGTCAACAAAAGCAGGATCGAAGCATTTTAAGCAGAAATCGAAGGCGACTCTTAGAAGAACGGATAGCAAAAGCGGACCTGGTTCTACAGA agaaatgaaaatgagaaaagcaaGTGAATCAAGAAGCAGAGAAGGTTCTGCTGAAGGGAAGAAAAGTGCGGAGAAGCTAAGTACGGTAACCGAAGGTAGCAAA gagaaaacCAACGGAAGGGGTGGTGTTCGTGAAAGTCGAAATTAA